A part of Caldicellulosiruptor owensensis OL genomic DNA contains:
- a CDS encoding ABC transporter permease subunit, with protein sequence MSAVLKKELKIYFSTPTGYIFMGFFLLISGFFFAVSNLFPASPNYTSVLGNITFIFLVVVPVLTMRLLSEEARTKTDQLLLTSPLKLTDIVLGKYLAAVTVFVITIAVTILYPIILSFYGDIPVAETLGAYIGFFLLGCSFISIGLFISSLTDNQFIAAVVTFSALLLTWVVDWLESALPTDRVAGFIFVLILIGIVSAWIYLTIRNIIVSVSAGVAGAAAFVAVYILKPDFYDNAIVRFFKWFSLLSRYQKFTNGLLDLSSIVYYLSFIFVFIFLTIRVLEKRRWS encoded by the coding sequence ATGAGTGCAGTTTTGAAAAAAGAGCTAAAAATATATTTTTCAACACCAACAGGTTATATATTCATGGGATTTTTCCTTTTGATTTCGGGATTTTTCTTTGCAGTGTCAAACCTGTTCCCAGCGAGCCCGAACTATACATCAGTGCTGGGTAACATAACATTCATATTCTTAGTTGTTGTGCCAGTGTTGACAATGAGACTTTTGAGTGAAGAGGCAAGAACAAAGACAGACCAGCTCCTTTTAACATCGCCTTTAAAACTGACAGACATTGTGCTTGGCAAGTATTTGGCTGCTGTTACTGTTTTTGTTATTACCATTGCCGTTACCATTTTGTATCCCATAATACTTTCTTTTTACGGCGACATTCCTGTTGCAGAAACACTGGGTGCATATATAGGATTTTTCCTTCTTGGATGCTCATTTATTTCAATAGGTCTTTTTATATCATCACTGACAGACAACCAGTTCATTGCAGCTGTGGTGACATTTTCTGCACTGCTTTTGACATGGGTTGTGGACTGGCTTGAGTCTGCACTCCCAACAGACAGAGTTGCAGGATTTATATTTGTGCTAATTCTTATTGGGATAGTTAGCGCATGGATTTACCTTACGATAAGAAATATAATTGTCAGCGTTTCAGCAGGAGTGGCAGGAGCAGCAGCATTTGTTGCGGTGTACATCTTAAAACCTGACTTTTATGACAATGCTATAGTTAGATTTTTCAAGTGGTTTTCGCTTTTAAGTAGATATCAAAAATTCACAAACGGACTTCTGGATTTGTCATCAATAGTCTACTATCTATCTTTTATATTTGTTTTTATATTCCTTACAATAAGAGTACTTGAAAAAAGAAGATGGAGCTAA